One Cucumis sativus cultivar 9930 chromosome 1, Cucumber_9930_V3, whole genome shotgun sequence DNA segment encodes these proteins:
- the LOC101222059 gene encoding arginine--tRNA ligase, cytoplasmic isoform X1, which yields MLALFLPPASPSPFLSFNRFPHISSPSSIPTTDLLRAASRRLISASTKTPQSVSTMATEEDNVGNIKRQLAKIFDVSLRATVPDETDVEPLVAACAGKFGDYQCNNAMGLWSKIKGKGTQFRGPPSVGQTIMKNLPPSEIIESSSVAGPGFVNVVISKNWIAKTIQNMLIDGIDTWSPRLPFKRAVVDFSSPNIAKEMHVGHLRSTIIGDTLARMLEFSNVDVLRRNHVGDWGTQFGMLIEFLFEKFPNWEEVTETAIGDLQTFYKASKQRFDSDPAFKEKAQQAVVLLQGGEPKYRKAWAQICEISRNEFNRVYERLGVQLEEKGESFYNPYIPNVIKELTDKGLVEESQGARVIFIDGINIPLIVVKSDGGFNYASTDLAAIWYRLNEEKAEWIIYVTDVGQQQHFDMVFRAGKRAGWLPLEDNKYPKTTHVGFGLVLGEDGKRFRTRNTEVVRLVDLLDEAKNRSKAALIEREKAAEWTEAELEQIAEAVGYGAVKYADLKNNRLTNYTFNFDQMLNDKGNTAVYLLYAHARICSIIRKSGKNIEELKKTGTIVLEHEDERVLGLHLLQFAEVVEEACTNLLPNVLCEYLYNLSEIFTKKFYSNCQVVGSAQETSRLLLCEATGTVMRKCFHLLGIVPVYKI from the exons TCTCCTTCAATCGATTCCCTCatatttcttctccttcttccattCCCACTACCG ACTTACTCCGGGCAGCATCCCGACGCCTCATTTCTGCTTCCACGAAGACCCCACAATCTGTTTCCACTATGGCTACT GAGGAAGACAACGTTGGTAATATTAAGCGACAATTGGctaaaatatttgatgtttCGCTCCGGGCGACGGTTCCTGATGAGACCGATGTTGAGCCATTAGTTGCTGCTTGTGCTGGAAAATTTGGCGACTATCAGTG CAATAATGCAATGGGGCTTTGGTctaaaattaaaggaaaaggaaCTCAATTTAGGGGTCCTCCTTCCGTTGGGCAG ACCATCATGAAAAATCTTCCTCCGTCCGAAATTATAGAATCAAGCTCTGTGGCAGGCCCTGGTTTTGTGAATGTTGTAATATCTAAGAATTGGATTGCTAAG ACCATACAAAATATGCTAATTGATGGTATTGACACTTGGTCTCCCCGGCTTCCGTTTAAAAGAGCAGTAGTTGATTTCTCCTCACCTAACATAGCAAAAGAAATGCATGTTGGCCACTTAAGATCTACGATCATTGGAGATACTCTAGCTCGAATGCTTGAATTTTCAAACGTTGATGTTCTTCGAAGAAATCATGTTGGTGATTGGGGAACACAG TTTGGTATGTTGATCGAATTCTTGTTCGAAAAGTTTCCTAACTGGGAAGAGGTTACTGAAACAGCTATTGGAGATCTGCAG ACATTCTATAAGGCGTCAAAGCAGAGATTTGATAGTGATCCTGCATTCAAGGAGAAGGCACAACAGGCAGTGGTTCTTCTTCAG GGTGGGGAACCTAAATATCGCAAGGCTTGGGCACAAATATGTGAAATCAGCAGGAATGAATTTAATAGGGTGTATGAACGCCTTGGAGTTCAATTAGAGGAGAAG GGAGAGAGCTTTTACAACCCGTACATTCCTAATGTCATAAAGGAATTGACTGATAAAGGCTTAGTGGAAGAAAGCCAGGGTGCTCGTGTAATCTTTATTGATGGAATAAATATTCCTCTAATTGTTGTCAAGAGTGATGGTGGTTTCAATTATGCTTCAACTGATCTTGCAGCCATATG GTATCGCCTTAATGAAGAGAAAGCTGAATGGATTATATATGTCACTGATGTTGGGCAGCAGCAGCACTTTGACATGGTTTTCCGG GCTGGTAAACGTGCTGGCTGGCTTCCACTTGAGGATAATAAATATCCCAAAACAACCCATGttggttttggtttggttCTTGGTGAAGATGGCAAGCGTTTTCGAACTAGAAATACTGAAGTGGTTCGTTTAGTTGATTTGCTTGACGAAGCCAAGAACCGCAGTAAAGCTGCACTTATTGAGAGgg AGAAAGCTGCAGAATGGACTGAGGCAGAACTTGAACAAATTGCTGAAGCTGTTGGTTATGGTGCTGTTAA ATATGCCGACCTCAAGAACAATAGGTTGACCAACTATACATTCAATTTTGATCAGATGCTCAATGATAAG GGCAACACTGCTGTGTATTTGCTGTACGCCCATGCTCGTATTTGTTCAATCATCAGGAAATCTGGTAAAAACATAGAGGAGTTGAAGAAA ACGGGAACAATTGTGTTGGAGCACGAGGACGAGCGTGTATTGGGGCTTCATTTGTTACAATTTGCCGAg GTTGTCGAGGAAGCTTGCACCAACCTGTTGCCAAATGTGTTGTGTGAATACCTATACAACTTATCGGAAATATTCACGAAAAAATTCTATTCCAACTGCCAG GTTGTTGGGTCGGCCCAAGAAACCAGCAGACTTCTACTTTGTGAAGCTACAGGAACAGTAATGAGAAAATGCTTCCATCTCCTTGGAATAGTACctgtttacaaaatataa
- the LOC101222059 gene encoding arginine--tRNA ligase, chloroplastic/mitochondrial isoform X2 — protein MATEEDNVGNIKRQLAKIFDVSLRATVPDETDVEPLVAACAGKFGDYQCNNAMGLWSKIKGKGTQFRGPPSVGQTIMKNLPPSEIIESSSVAGPGFVNVVISKNWIAKTIQNMLIDGIDTWSPRLPFKRAVVDFSSPNIAKEMHVGHLRSTIIGDTLARMLEFSNVDVLRRNHVGDWGTQFGMLIEFLFEKFPNWEEVTETAIGDLQTFYKASKQRFDSDPAFKEKAQQAVVLLQGGEPKYRKAWAQICEISRNEFNRVYERLGVQLEEKGESFYNPYIPNVIKELTDKGLVEESQGARVIFIDGINIPLIVVKSDGGFNYASTDLAAIWYRLNEEKAEWIIYVTDVGQQQHFDMVFRAGKRAGWLPLEDNKYPKTTHVGFGLVLGEDGKRFRTRNTEVVRLVDLLDEAKNRSKAALIEREKAAEWTEAELEQIAEAVGYGAVKYADLKNNRLTNYTFNFDQMLNDKGNTAVYLLYAHARICSIIRKSGKNIEELKKTGTIVLEHEDERVLGLHLLQFAEVVEEACTNLLPNVLCEYLYNLSEIFTKKFYSNCQVVGSAQETSRLLLCEATGTVMRKCFHLLGIVPVYKI, from the exons ATGGCTACT GAGGAAGACAACGTTGGTAATATTAAGCGACAATTGGctaaaatatttgatgtttCGCTCCGGGCGACGGTTCCTGATGAGACCGATGTTGAGCCATTAGTTGCTGCTTGTGCTGGAAAATTTGGCGACTATCAGTG CAATAATGCAATGGGGCTTTGGTctaaaattaaaggaaaaggaaCTCAATTTAGGGGTCCTCCTTCCGTTGGGCAG ACCATCATGAAAAATCTTCCTCCGTCCGAAATTATAGAATCAAGCTCTGTGGCAGGCCCTGGTTTTGTGAATGTTGTAATATCTAAGAATTGGATTGCTAAG ACCATACAAAATATGCTAATTGATGGTATTGACACTTGGTCTCCCCGGCTTCCGTTTAAAAGAGCAGTAGTTGATTTCTCCTCACCTAACATAGCAAAAGAAATGCATGTTGGCCACTTAAGATCTACGATCATTGGAGATACTCTAGCTCGAATGCTTGAATTTTCAAACGTTGATGTTCTTCGAAGAAATCATGTTGGTGATTGGGGAACACAG TTTGGTATGTTGATCGAATTCTTGTTCGAAAAGTTTCCTAACTGGGAAGAGGTTACTGAAACAGCTATTGGAGATCTGCAG ACATTCTATAAGGCGTCAAAGCAGAGATTTGATAGTGATCCTGCATTCAAGGAGAAGGCACAACAGGCAGTGGTTCTTCTTCAG GGTGGGGAACCTAAATATCGCAAGGCTTGGGCACAAATATGTGAAATCAGCAGGAATGAATTTAATAGGGTGTATGAACGCCTTGGAGTTCAATTAGAGGAGAAG GGAGAGAGCTTTTACAACCCGTACATTCCTAATGTCATAAAGGAATTGACTGATAAAGGCTTAGTGGAAGAAAGCCAGGGTGCTCGTGTAATCTTTATTGATGGAATAAATATTCCTCTAATTGTTGTCAAGAGTGATGGTGGTTTCAATTATGCTTCAACTGATCTTGCAGCCATATG GTATCGCCTTAATGAAGAGAAAGCTGAATGGATTATATATGTCACTGATGTTGGGCAGCAGCAGCACTTTGACATGGTTTTCCGG GCTGGTAAACGTGCTGGCTGGCTTCCACTTGAGGATAATAAATATCCCAAAACAACCCATGttggttttggtttggttCTTGGTGAAGATGGCAAGCGTTTTCGAACTAGAAATACTGAAGTGGTTCGTTTAGTTGATTTGCTTGACGAAGCCAAGAACCGCAGTAAAGCTGCACTTATTGAGAGgg AGAAAGCTGCAGAATGGACTGAGGCAGAACTTGAACAAATTGCTGAAGCTGTTGGTTATGGTGCTGTTAA ATATGCCGACCTCAAGAACAATAGGTTGACCAACTATACATTCAATTTTGATCAGATGCTCAATGATAAG GGCAACACTGCTGTGTATTTGCTGTACGCCCATGCTCGTATTTGTTCAATCATCAGGAAATCTGGTAAAAACATAGAGGAGTTGAAGAAA ACGGGAACAATTGTGTTGGAGCACGAGGACGAGCGTGTATTGGGGCTTCATTTGTTACAATTTGCCGAg GTTGTCGAGGAAGCTTGCACCAACCTGTTGCCAAATGTGTTGTGTGAATACCTATACAACTTATCGGAAATATTCACGAAAAAATTCTATTCCAACTGCCAG GTTGTTGGGTCGGCCCAAGAAACCAGCAGACTTCTACTTTGTGAAGCTACAGGAACAGTAATGAGAAAATGCTTCCATCTCCTTGGAATAGTACctgtttacaaaatataa
- the LOC101216138 gene encoding uncharacterized protein LOC101216138, with protein MEKLQQNEAQHRGYVMEDNYESSSSSSTDELSRSINSEECSSLEMVEDVSSSLSSSSSNGPLFELTELMVHLPIKRGLSKYYDGKSESFTSLASVERLEDLAKRVSPVTKRFKSCKSFDGHKSIVPRAAIAKKSSRSRRKSSLICGSRATISVNGH; from the exons atggaaaaattacaacaaaatgAAGCTCAACATCGTGGCTATGTCATGGAAGATAATTAtgagtcttcttcttcttcttcaacggACGAGCTTAGTCGTTCTATAAATTCAGAGGAATGTTCTTCATTAGAAATGGTGGAGGATGTAAGTTCTTCTTTGTCGTCGTCTTCTTCAAATGGGCCTCTCTTTGAATTAACAGAGCTAATGGTTCATCTTCCTATTAA gagAGGATTGTCTAAATATTATGATGGTAAATCTGAATCTTTTACATCTTTAGCAAGTGTTGAAAGATTAGAAGATTTGGCCAAAAGGGTATCTCCAGTTACAAAAAGATTCAAATCTTGTAAGAGTTTTGATGGTCATAAATCCATTGTTCCCAGAGCTGCCATAGCCAAGAAAAGTTCAAGATCAAGACGAAAAAGTAGTTTGATCTGTGGTTCTAGGGCTACAATTTCTGTGAATGGACACTGA
- the LOC101222298 gene encoding glucan endo-1,3-beta-glucosidase 13, translated as MGKRVGFNLIFLGISLFLILLGHCQGSNVGVCYGRNADDLPTPNKVAQLVKLHNIKYIRIYDSNIQVLKAFANTGVELMIGVPNSDLLPFAQFQSNVDTWLKNSILPYYPATKITYITVGAEVTESPNNVSALVVPAMNNVLTGLKKAGLHKKIKVSSTHSLGVLSRSFPPSVGAFSSNYASFLKPLLEFLAENQSPFMINIYPYYAYRESPNNVSLDYALFESSNEVIDPNTGLLYTNMFDAQIDALYFALMALNFRTIRVMVTETGWPSKGSPKETSATPDNAQTYNTNLIRHVINNTGTPARPGEELDVYIFSLFNENRKPGLDSERNWGLFYPDQTSVYNLDFTGKSVVDMTAQANSTASNGTAWCIASTKASDMDLQNALDWACGSGNVDCTPIQPSQPCFEPDTLVSHASYAFNSYFQQNGATDVACGFGGNGVKVNQDPSYDTCLYATTGKNKTISSSNTTAISSTSSSSSSRIEFSAGLLVMLIFISCFLKIS; from the exons ATGGGGAAAAGGGTTGGATtcaatctcatttttcttggGATTTCACTGTTCTTGATACTTTTGG GCCATTGCCAAGGAAGTAATGTTGGAGTTTGCTATGGAAGGAATGCAGATGACCTCCCAACACCTAATAAAGTCGCTCAGCTAGTCAAACTTCATAACATCAAATATATTCGGATTTATGATTCAAATATTCAGGTTCTCAAGGCCTTTGCCAACACTGGTGTTGAACTTATGATTGGGGTTCCAAATTCCGACTTGCTGCCATTTGCTCAGTTCCAGTCTAATGTAGACACTTGGCTTAAGAATAGCATACTTCCTTATTACCCAGCTACGAAAATAACGTACATTACGGTTGGTGCTGAGGTCACTGAGAGCCCCAACAATGTGTCTGCGTTGGTGGTGCCTGCCATGAATAATGTACTCACTGGCCTCAAAAAGGCTGGTTTGCACAAGAAGATAAAAGTTTCTAGCACTCATTCTCTTGGAGTTCTGTCTCGGTCATTTCCTCCCTCAGTTGGGGCTTTTAGTAGTAACTATGCATCTTTCCTGAAACCATTGTTGGAGTTTCTTGCTGAGAACCAGTCTCCCTTTATGATCAATATTTATCCTTATTATGCATATCGAGAATCCCCAAACAATGTGTCATTGGATTATGCTCTTTTCGAGTCATCGAATGAAGTTATTGACCCAAACACTGGTCTGCTTTACACGAATATGTTTGATGCTCAGATCGATGCTCTTTATTTTGCTTTGATGGCCCTAAATTTCAGAACAATTAGAGTGATGGTAACAGAAACAGGTTGGCCATCTAAAGGTTCACCAAAGGAGACATCTGCTACTCCCGACAACGCTCAAACTTACAACACAAATCTTATTCGCCATGTAATCAATAACACGGGGACACCTGCAAGGCCTGGAGAGGAACTAGATGTATATATCTTCTCTTTGTTCAACGAAAACAGGAAGCCGGGGTTAGATTCCGAAAGAAACTGGGGATTATTTTATCCCGACCAGACCAGCGTCTACAACTTGGATTTTACAGGAAAGAGTGTGGTAGACATGACTGCACAGGCAAATAGCACTGCTTCCAATGGAACTGCTTGGTGCATAGCTTCAACCAAGGCGTCCGACATGGACTTGCAAAATGCCTTGGATTGGGCTTGTGGTTCAGGGAACGTCGATTGCACACCCATTCAGCCAAGCCAGCCTTGTTTCGAGCCAGATACTCTGGTTTCCCATGCATCTTATGCATTCAATAGCTATTTCCAGCAAAATGGAGCCACTGATGTTGCTTGTGGTTTTGGAGGGAATGGAGTTAAGGTTAACCAGGACCCAA GCTATGATACTTGCTTGTATGCAACTACAGG GAAGAACAAGACAATTTCTTCGAGTAACACAACAGCAATATCTTCAACTTCGTCATCCTCTTCTTCAAGGATTGAATTTTCTGCTGGTCTACTAGTtatgttgatttttatatCATGTTTTCTGAAAATTTCATGA
- the LOC101222536 gene encoding derlin-1, translating to MSSPAEFYNSLPPISKAYGTLCFLATTAFQLGLYDPMLIALDYGLVFKHFQVWRLFTNFFFLGKFSINFGIRLLMIARYGVQLENGPFQRRTADFLWMMIFGSLTLLVLAAIPIFQFPVLGISLVFMLLYVWSREFPNAQINIYGLVTLKAFYLPWAMLALDVIFGSPLVPDLLGILAGHLYYFLTVLHPLAGGKNILRTPFWIQRLVSRWRIGAPPMQRAAVPDDRGTSGAFRGRSYRLNG from the exons ATGTCTTCTCCTGCCGA ATTTTACAACTCTCTTCCACCTATTAGTAAGGCGTATGGAACTCTGTGCTTTTTGGCAACTACAGCCTTTCAACTTGGCTTGTACGATCCCATGCTTATTGCCTTGGATTATGGACTTGTATTCAAGCATTTTCAG GTGTGGAGGCTATTCACGAACTTTTTCTTCCTAGGAAAATTCTCTATCAATTTTGGAATTCGCTTATTAATGAT AGCAAGATATGGGGTTCAACTTGAGAATGGACCATTTCAGAGGCGAACAGCAGATTTTCTATGGATGATGATATTTGGATCCTTGACATTATTG GTACTTGCTGCTATCCCAATCTTCCAGTTTCCAGTCTTAGGGATATCACTTGTGTTTATGCTTCTCTACGTCTGGAGTAGAGAATTTCCTAATGCACAGATCAATATATATGGCCTTGTAACTCTTAAG GCATTTTATCTGCCATGGGCCATGCTAGCACTGGATGTCATTTTCGGTTCACCCCTTGTCCCTGATTTACTCGGAATCCTAGCGGGGCATTTGTACTACTTTTTGACCGTGTTGCATCCGCTGGCAGGTGGAAAGAACATATTGAGAACCCCATTTTGGAT ACAGAGGTTAGTTTCGAGGTGGAGGATAGGTGCTCCACCAATGCAACGTGCGGCAGTGCCTGATGATAGGGGTACAAGTGGGGCTTTCAGAGGGAGGTCGTACCGGCTTAATGGCTAA
- the LOC101222775 gene encoding leucine-rich repeat extensin-like protein 4, with amino-acid sequence MATLLLTNTNIFISFFHQKLKMKNFSFLTSLLFFILTNSPATRSFEVAVNGGIGVGVTIGGSGGTGVWIGGNNGSPTPRLNRAYTALQSWKSAITSDPLGILTTWVGPNVCSYRGVFCAQVQDETTSSPVDIVAGIDLNHANLGGTLVKELSFLTEITLFHLNTNRFAGTVPESFRELSSLQELDLSNNLFSGPFPIQTLYIPNLMYLDLRFNDFHGPIPEDLFNKKLDAIFLNNNHFEGEIPQNLGNSPASVINLANNKLYGNLPNGFGLLGSTIREILLLNNQLTGCVPEGIGFFSEMQVFDVSFNSLMGHLPDTLSCLNEIQIMNFGHNRLSGVVPDFICSLKSLVNLTVSFNFFSGLKEDCSSSRNNVLGNLGFDFSGNCIPGKDSQRPRPECNAIPGGSLNCFRIPSLVKPLVCGTLGGRTESDLSSSPP; translated from the coding sequence ATGGCTACTCTACTTTTGACAAAcacaaacattttcatttccttctttcaccaaaaattgaaaatgaaaaatttctcATTCCTCACTTCTCTCCTCTTCTTCATCCTCACAAATTCCCCTGCAACTAGAAGCTTCGAAGTAGCCGTCAATGGCGGAATCGGAGTCGGCGTTACCATCGGCGGCAGCGGAGGAACCGGGGTTTGGATTGGTGGAAACAATGGCTCACCAACACCAAGGCTAAACAGAGCTTACACCGCACTACAATCATGGAAATCCGCCATTACAAGCGATCCGTTGGGGATTTTAACCACTTGGGTTGGTCCTAATGTTTGTTCTTACAGAGGGGTTTTTTGTGCACAAGTTCAAGACGAAACGACGTCCTCACCCGTCGACATTGTTGCCGGAATCGACCTAAATCACGCCAATCTCGGAGGTACACTAGTTAAAGAACTCTCGTTTCTCACTGAAATCACTCTGTTTCACTTAAATACCAACCGATTTGCCGGCACCGTACCGGAATCCTTCAGAGAATTGTCATCTCTCCAAGAATTAGATCTTAGTAACAACTTGTTTTCTGGTCCGTTTCCTATTCAAACATTATACATTCCGAATCTGATGTATTTAGACCTCAGATTTAACGATTTTCACGGACCCATTCCTGAAGATCTCTTCAACAAGAAACTCGATGCGATTTTTCTCAACAACAATCATTTCGAAGGAGAAATCCCTCAAAATCTTGGGAATTCCCCTGCTTCTGTGATTAATTTAGCTAATAACAAGCTATATGGGAATCTCCCAAATGGGTTTGGTTTGTTAGGTTCAACAATTAGAGAAATCTTGTTACTAAACAACCAATTAACTGGTTGTGTTCCAGAAGGAATTGGGTTTTTCTCTGAAATGCAAGTGTTTGATGTGAGTTTCAATTCATTAATGGGTCATTTACCTGATACTCTGTCTTGTTTAAACGAAATCCAGATTATGAATTTTGGGCATAATCGGCTATCTGGGGTTGTTCCTGATTTCATCTGTTCGTTGAAAAGCTTGGTGAATTTGActgtttctttcaatttcttttctggGTTAAAGGAAGACTGTTCTTCTTCAAGGAACAATGTTCTTGGGAATTTAGGTTTCGATTTCTCCGGAAATTGTATTCCGGGAAAGGATTCACAAAGACCTCGTCCTGAATGTAATGCGATTCCTGGTGGGAGTTTGAATTGCTTTAGAATACCTTCCCTCGTGAAGCCTTTGGTTTGTGGGACATTGGGTGGAAGAACAGAGAGTGATCTTAGTTCATCGCCGCCATGA
- the LOC101216381 gene encoding NAC domain-containing protein 75, with amino-acid sequence MRNNNTKIVNPTVIGSGGSGGGSGGGSDSLLDAKLEQHQMCGSKHCPGCGHKLEGRPDWVGLPAGVKFDPTDQELIEHLEAKVKSKDMKSHPLIDEFIPTIEGEDGICYTHPEKLPGVTRDGLSRHFFHRPSKAYTTGTRKRRKIQTECDLQGGETRWHKTGKTRPVMANGKQKGCKKILVLYTNFGKNRKPEKTNWVMHQYHLGQHEEEKEGELVVSKIFYQTQPRQCNWSERSMAAAEGSFDVSNLSRRETSAVTTGSCSSMTQADDVSPAATTGVGCSISSFSSLDIQHLKSDHFGFVPFRTTFDEVGMEEGSTERKIGSKDGRGGSGEFELRDHRHQRAATLDHHHHHHHHHQLVVAHDDHHHHSVVNHHLPTTTFHVTNPTHQISSIVISPPPLLLLDHDSYHHHHSPIILQNQPFHQEQEQQEEGESEHHKMGGRSASGLEELIMGCTSSSIKHQPESSMPSGRETDQWMKYSSFWPDPNNPNLHGHG; translated from the exons atgagaaataataatactaaaattGTTAACCCAACCGTCATCGGTAGCGGCGGTAGCGGTGGCGGAAGCGGCGGGGGATCGGATTCTTTATTAGATGCAAAGCTTGAACAACATCAGATGTGTGGATCTAAGCACTGTCCTGGTTGTGGACATAAGCTTGAAGGAAGGCCG GATTGGGTAGGTTTACCAGCAGGAGTGAAATTTGATCCAACAGATCAAGAATTGATAGAACATCTAGAAGCTAAAGTTAAATCAAAAGATATGAAATCTCATCCTTTGATTGATGAATTTATTCCCACAATAGAAGGAGAAGATGGAATTTGTTATACCCATCCTGAGAAACTTCCag GAGTTACTCGAGATGGATTGAGTAGGCATTTCTTTCATAGGCCATCGAAGGCATATACGACGGGGACGAGAAAGCGGAGGAAGATACAAACGGAGTGCGATTTACAAGGTGGGGAGACACGGTGGCATAAGACGGGAAAGACGAGGCCGGTGATGGCGAATGGGAAGCAAAAAGGGTGTAAGAAAATATTGGTTCTTTATACAAATTTTGGGAAGAATAGGAAGCCAGAAAAGACGAACTGGGTGATGCATCAATATCATTTGGGTCAGCatgaggaagagaaagaaggggaGCTTGTGGTTTCTAagatattttatcaaacacaGCCAAGGCAGTGCAATTGGTCGGAGAGAAGTATGGCCGCTGCCGAGGGAAGTTTCGACGTTTCAAATTTGAGTCGACGGGAGACGAGTGCTGTGACGACAGGGAGTTGTTCTTCTATGACTCAGGCTGACGACGTGTCTCCGGCGGCCACAACCGGTGTTGGATGTTCAATTTCTAGCTTTAGTTCGTTGGATATTCAACATCTCAAATCTGACCATTTTGGGTTTGTCCCATTTAGAACAACATTTGATGAG GTGGGGATGGAGGAGGGTTCAACAGAAAGGAAAATAGGTTCAAAGGATGGAAGAGGTGGTAGCGGTGAGTTTGAGTTGCGAGACCACCGTCATCAAAGAGCAGCAACTCTagatcatcatcatcatcatcatcatcatcatcagcTTGTGGTGGCCCACGATGaccatcatcatcattcaGTTGTTAACCATCATCTACCAACCACAACCTTCCACGTCACAAATCCGACTCATCAAATCTCCAGCATCGTCATCTcacctcctcctcttcttcttctcgaTCACGACTCgtatcatcatcatcactcTCCGATCATCCTCCAAAATCAACCCTTTCATCAG GAGCAGGAGCAGCAAGAAGAAGGTGAAAGTGAACATCATAAAATGGGAGGAAGGTCAGCATCAGGCTTGGAAGAACTCATCATGGGTTGCACTTCTTCTTCCATCAAACACCAACCT GAATCATCCATGCCAAGTGGTCGAGAGACAGATCAATGGATGAAGTATTCATCGTTTTGGCCCGACCCTAACAACCCGAATCTCCACGGTCACGGATAG